One window from the genome of Paracoccus zhejiangensis encodes:
- the fabA gene encoding bifunctional 3-hydroxydecanoyl-ACP dehydratase/trans-2-decenoyl-ACP isomerase, translating to MAMTQTSFDYDDLLACARGELFGPGNAQLPEPPMLMMDRITEISEDGGAHGKGHVVAEFDIKPDLWFFACHFPGNPIMPGCLGLDGLWQLTGFNLGWREWKGRGYALGVGEVKLTGMVRPDRKLLRYTVDFTKAVQTRRLTMGVADGKVEADGELIYQVKDMKVALSES from the coding sequence ATGGCCATGACCCAGACCAGCTTTGACTATGATGACCTGCTGGCCTGCGCCCGCGGCGAGCTGTTCGGGCCGGGCAATGCGCAATTGCCCGAACCGCCGATGCTGATGATGGATCGCATCACCGAGATCTCGGAAGACGGTGGCGCCCATGGCAAGGGCCATGTCGTCGCCGAATTCGACATCAAGCCCGACCTGTGGTTTTTCGCGTGCCATTTTCCCGGCAACCCGATCATGCCCGGCTGCCTTGGCCTTGACGGCCTCTGGCAGCTGACCGGCTTCAACCTCGGCTGGCGCGAATGGAAGGGCCGCGGCTATGCCCTCGGCGTCGGCGAGGTCAAGCTGACCGGCATGGTCCGCCCCGACCGCAAGCTTCTGCGCTACACCGTCGATTTCACCAAGGCGGTGCAGACGCGCCGCCTGACGATGGGGGTCGCCGATGGCAAGGTCGAGGCCGATGGCGAGCTGATCTATCAAGTCAAGGACATGAAAGTCGCGCTCTCCGAGAGCTGA
- a CDS encoding glycosyltransferase family protein — MTASPVQTAPGKPVPALADYLAARPAVLKRGPVAMILFEDLAAVGPTLDHALARGFRLILALSPEPLALPPHLAGETRVVNLIHDTRRPDAHVPAVNALIEAVPAGTWLHYGFNAEFLFYPFCETRSVGELLAFHAEERRDAMLGYVLDLYAPDLASHPDAVDLDGAMFDRSGYFALGRKKPVGDGYEERQLNFHGGLRWRFEEHIPADRRRIDRIALFKAAPGLRVTGDHRFSVEEYNTHSCPWHHSLTCAVASFRVAKALLRNPMSRDRIDSFQWRNSTRFDWQGQQLMDLGLMEPGQWF; from the coding sequence GTGACCGCCAGTCCGGTCCAGACTGCACCGGGAAAGCCTGTCCCGGCCCTGGCCGATTACCTCGCCGCGCGCCCGGCTGTGCTGAAGCGCGGGCCGGTGGCGATGATCCTGTTCGAGGATCTGGCGGCGGTCGGGCCGACACTGGACCATGCCCTTGCCCGTGGCTTCCGCCTGATCCTGGCGCTCTCGCCCGAACCCCTCGCCCTGCCGCCGCATCTGGCTGGCGAGACGCGGGTGGTGAACCTGATCCACGACACCCGCCGCCCTGATGCCCATGTCCCGGCGGTCAATGCGCTGATCGAGGCGGTGCCGGCGGGGACCTGGCTGCATTACGGCTTCAACGCCGAATTCCTGTTCTATCCCTTCTGCGAGACCCGCAGCGTCGGCGAGCTGCTGGCCTTCCATGCCGAGGAACGGCGCGATGCGATGCTGGGCTATGTGCTGGACCTCTATGCCCCCGACCTGGCCAGCCATCCCGATGCGGTGGATCTGGACGGGGCGATGTTCGACCGCAGCGGCTATTTCGCCCTTGGCCGCAAGAAGCCCGTGGGCGATGGCTATGAGGAGCGACAGCTGAACTTCCACGGCGGGCTGCGCTGGCGCTTCGAGGAACATATTCCCGCCGACCGTCGCCGCATCGACCGGATCGCGCTGTTCAAGGCCGCGCCCGGGCTGCGGGTGACAGGCGATCACCGCTTCAGCGTCGAGGAATACAACACCCATTCCTGCCCCTGGCATCACAGCCTGACCTGCGCGGTGGCCTCGTTCCGGGTCGCCAAGGCGCTGCTGCGTAACCCGATGTCGCGCGACCGGATCGACAGTTTCCAATGGCGCAACTCGACCCGGTTTGACTGGCAGGGCCAGCAGCTGATGGATCTGGGGCTGATGGAACCGGGACAATGGTTCTGA
- a CDS encoding flagellar basal body-associated FliL family protein has product MRRILPLIVILAAAFAGWQWWQGREADQAAVTEPAAPPTEPVETAPEAAAEVAEETAAEADAAADVAEADAADPSADTAAAAEAAADAAADAAATASDAAAEATRAADEAGIEAAGEAATEAEAAAEAAIEAADRAADAAATADSAAAPAAEEAAAEEAAEAARDAASATGEAADAASTAGEIEALLTPEGFDLAKVNGLIDGSALSEPQKATLKRLVESASGNPDLLRSALEQVKAIMQ; this is encoded by the coding sequence ATGCGTCGTATCCTGCCCCTCATCGTGATTCTCGCGGCGGCCTTCGCCGGCTGGCAGTGGTGGCAGGGGCGCGAGGCCGACCAGGCGGCGGTGACCGAACCCGCCGCCCCGCCGACCGAGCCGGTGGAAACCGCCCCCGAAGCCGCCGCCGAGGTCGCCGAGGAGACGGCTGCCGAGGCGGATGCGGCGGCAGATGTGGCCGAGGCGGATGCCGCTGACCCCAGCGCCGATACCGCCGCCGCCGCCGAGGCCGCAGCAGATGCCGCAGCCGATGCCGCCGCCACCGCCAGCGATGCCGCCGCCGAGGCCACCCGCGCCGCCGACGAGGCCGGGATCGAGGCCGCCGGTGAAGCCGCGACCGAGGCCGAGGCTGCCGCCGAAGCCGCGATCGAGGCCGCCGACCGCGCCGCCGATGCGGCTGCCACCGCCGATTCCGCCGCCGCCCCCGCCGCCGAGGAAGCAGCTGCCGAAGAGGCCGCCGAGGCTGCACGCGATGCCGCCAGCGCCACCGGAGAGGCTGCCGATGCCGCCAGCACGGCGGGCGAGATAGAGGCGCTCTTGACCCCCGAGGGCTTCGACCTGGCCAAGGTCAACGGGCTGATCGATGGCTCGGCCCTCAGCGAGCCGCAGAAGGCGACGCTGAAACGGCTGGTGGAAAGCGCCAGCGGCAATCCCGACCTGCTGCGCTCGGCGCTGGAGCAGGTGAAGGCGATCATGCAGTGA
- the infC gene encoding translation initiation factor IF-3 has protein sequence MGPEGENVGVVPPSVGLRMAEEAGLDLVEISPNAVPPVCKVMDLGKFKYEQQKREAEARKKQKIIDIKEVKFRPGTDTHDYDVKMRSVMKFLGEGDKVKITLRFRGREMAHQDLGLDLLNRVREDVGETGKIESMPKLEGRQMVMMIAPR, from the coding sequence ATTGGCCCCGAGGGAGAGAATGTTGGCGTCGTGCCGCCCTCCGTCGGTTTGAGGATGGCCGAAGAGGCCGGCCTCGATCTGGTCGAGATCTCGCCCAATGCCGTTCCGCCGGTGTGCAAGGTCATGGACCTCGGCAAGTTCAAGTACGAACAGCAGAAGCGCGAGGCCGAAGCGCGCAAGAAGCAGAAGATCATCGACATCAAGGAAGTGAAGTTCCGTCCCGGTACGGATACGCACGACTATGACGTCAAGATGCGCAGCGTCATGAAGTTCCTGGGCGAGGGCGACAAGGTTAAGATCACCCTGCGCTTCCGTGGCCGCGAGATGGCCCACCAGGATCTGGGTCTGGATCTGTTGAACCGGGTTCGCGAGGATGTCGGCGAGACCGGCAAGATCGAATCCATGCCCAAGCTGGAAGGCCGGCAAATGGTGATGATGATCGCCCCGCGCTGA
- the dut gene encoding dUTP diphosphatase has protein sequence MSDKSHPLPVIRIVRIESADPALPLPAYASAGAAGADLRADLGGGTVELAPGARALIPTGLRLAIPEGWEVQIRPRSGLALKQGITLLNTPGTIDSDYRGPLGVILVNLGQAPVTIAHGDRIAQMVVAPAPQARFELVEALDDTERGAGGFGSTGRG, from the coding sequence ATGTCCGACAAATCCCATCCTCTGCCTGTCATCCGCATTGTCCGTATCGAGAGCGCCGATCCCGCGCTGCCTTTGCCGGCCTATGCCAGCGCCGGCGCGGCGGGTGCCGATCTGCGCGCCGATCTGGGCGGCGGCACGGTCGAGCTTGCGCCGGGTGCCCGCGCCCTGATCCCGACCGGGCTGCGGCTGGCGATCCCCGAGGGCTGGGAGGTTCAGATCCGCCCGCGCTCGGGCCTGGCGCTGAAGCAGGGCATCACGCTTCTGAATACGCCCGGCACCATCGACAGCGATTATCGCGGGCCTCTCGGCGTGATCCTCGTCAATCTGGGGCAGGCGCCCGTTACCATCGCCCACGGCGATCGTATCGCGCAGATGGTGGTCGCGCCTGCACCGCAGGCCCGTTTCGAGCTGGTCGAGGCACTGGATGACACCGAACGGGGGGCGGGCGGCTTCGGCTCGACCGGGCGGGGATGA